A single Xiphias gladius isolate SHS-SW01 ecotype Sanya breed wild chromosome 18, ASM1685928v1, whole genome shotgun sequence DNA region contains:
- the LOC120803295 gene encoding potassium voltage-gated channel subfamily A member 10 gives MEVALVDFENLNDLDCTLEDEVDTYADETTALTVDLPPEHNSPGSNYLLRAPQLSSTPSHHSPVPTCIWESTSFSPIPQTQTLGVPSSPTMPTPSRQGRSSCASMISNWKLLLSSEGTKESETIFSRLTKECCEDLYVDKRGLDDGDQKVIINIAGLRFETQLKTLDQFPETLLGDPLKRMDYFDPMRNEYFFDRNRPSFDGILYYYQSGGKIRRPANVPLDVFADEILFYELGIEAMEQFREDEGFIKDVEIPLPNNDMYRQFWLLFEYPESSNAARGVALVSVFVIVISIIIFCMETLPEFRDESDPVVPTTVQPFNQSKGYTSVAPPGVKPTTFSDPFFIIETACIAWFFFELCVRFLVCPSKREFFHNLMNIIDIISIIPYFVTVITELVTTPEESSGQNMSLAILRIIRLVRVFRIFKLSRHSKGLQILGQTLKASMRELGLLIFFLFIGVILFSSAIYFAEVDEPNTQFVSIPDGFWWAVVTMTTVGYGDMCPITMGGKMVGTLCAIAGVLTIALPVPVIVSNFNYFYHRETEAEDKLPLTDAVEQAMKAETGTKQGSNTSLNIANGIWQSDKGK, from the coding sequence ATGGAGGTGGCCTTGGTAGACTTTGAGAACCTAAATGACCTTGACTGCACCCTTGAAGATGAGGTGGACACCTATGCTGATGAGACCACAGCTCTCACGGTGGACCTGCCACCAGAGCACAACAGCCCAGGCAGCAACTACCTTCTGCGAGCCCCTCAACTTTCCTCTACGCCCTCACACCACAGTCCAGTGCCAACCTGCATTTGGGAATCCACCTCATTTTCACCCAttccacagacacagacactggGAGTACCTAGTTCCCCAACAATGCCAACTCCAAGCAGGCAGGGGCGCAGTAGCTGCGCCAGCATGATTTCCAACTGGAAATTGTTACTAAGCAGTGAGGGCACTAAGGAGAGTGAGACAATCTTCAGCCGGCTCACTAAGGAGTGCTGCGAGGATCTGTATGTAGATAAACGAGGGCTAGATGATGGAGACCAGAAAGTCATCATCAACATTGCAGGTCTGCGTTTTGAGACACAGCTCAAAACATTGGACCAGTTTCCTGAGACACTGCTAGGAGACCCTTTGAAGAGGATGGATTACTTTGATCCAATGAGGAATGAGTACTTCTTTGATCGGAACCGACCCAGCTTTGACGGAATCTTGTATTACTACCAGTCCGGGGGTAAGATTAGACGACCAGCTAATGTTCCCCTTGATGTCTTTGCAGATGAAATTCTGTTCTATGAGCTTGGAATTGAGGCCATGGAGCAGTTCAGAGAAGATGAAGGATTTATAAAGGATGTTGAGATCCCTCTACCTAATAATGATATGTATAGGCAATTCTGGCTGCTGTTTGAGTACCCAGAGAGCTCCAATGCAGCCCGGGGTGTAGCACTggtgtctgtttttgtaattgtcATATCCATCATAATTTTCTGCATGGAAACTCTTCCAGAATTCAGAGATGAGTCTGACCCTGTCGTGCCCACAACTGTACAACCTTTCAACCAATCCAAGGGTTACACTTCTGTGGCTCCACCTGGTGTAAAGCCCACAACCTTCTCTGATCCGTTCTTCATCATTGAGACTGCCTGCATAGCTTGGTTCTTCTTTGAGCTGTGCGTGCGATTTTTGGTCTGTCCTAGCAAAAGGGAATTTTTCCACAACCTCATGAATATCATAGACATTATATCCATCATCCCCTATTTTGTTACTGTGATCACAGAATTGGTTACAACACCAGAAGAGAGCTCAGGACAGAACATGTCTTTGGCCATTCTGCGTATCATCCGCCTTGTCAGGGTGTTTCGTATATTCAAACTTTCACGTCACTCCAAGGGGTTGCAGATCCTGGGACAGACTCTGAAGGCCAGTATGCGTGAGCTTGGCTTGctcatcttcttccttttcattGGCGTCATCCTCTTCTCCAGTGCTATATACTTTGCGGAGGTAGATGAGCCTAACACACAGTTTGTCAGCATACCTGATGGCTTCTGGTGGGCTGTGGTTACCATGACCACCGTAGGATACGGGGACATGTGTCCCATTACCATGGGGGGTAAGATGGTGGGCACCTTGTGTGCCATTGCGGGTGTTCTGACCATTGCTTTGCCTGTTCCGGTTATTGTTTCCAACTTCAACTACTTCTACCATagagagacagaagcagaggaCAAGTTGCCCTTAACAGATGCTGTTGAACAAGCCATGAAGGCTGAGACAGGTACCAAACAGGGTAGCAACACCTCACTCAATATAGCCAATGGCATCTGGCAGAGTGACAAAGGAAAATAA